The segment GCTTTTGGTCCTCGATGCCGATGTAAAGATAGCGGGGCCAAAAGGCGAACGCCAGGTTCACCTTGATGATTTTTATCTGGGGGCGGGCCGGGTGGATCTCGGGCCGGGTGAATTGGTAACGGGCTTTCATCTACCCGCTTTCGGGCAGAATACCGGTTCCGCCTACATCAAGCATACCCGCAGACAGGCCATGGATCTTCCCATGGTCGGGATTGCCGTGCGTGTAACCATCAAGATCGGCGGCAGTGAGATCGGCTGCAAAGATGCCTTCTGCACCATTGACAGCATCTCGAATATACTTAAGCGTCTGGAAGACGAGGAACTGCGCTGTGAAGAGGTGCGGATCGCCATGGGCGTGGTGGCGCCGCGACCGGTACGCGCCCGGAAAGCGGAGGCGGCGCTCCAGGGGAAGGTCATATCGGAAGCGCTCTTCGAGCAGATAGGCGAAATAGCGGCCACAGAGGCGCAGCCGCGAGACAGCGTCCGGGGAGAGGCAAGGTACCGGCGGGAAATGGTCAAAGTGCTTACGAAAAGGGCCATTCTGACTGCCGTGGACCGCGTACTCAGACCCGATGACATGATACATCCGGACAGATTGTGGTGAGAGGATAAAAAAATGAAGCGAGAAATGACGTTTAAGCTCAATAACGAAGAGCGCAAGGTAGAAGTTGATCCCGCGTGGACGCTGCTTTATGTGCTGCGGGACGTCCTGGAACTCATGGGTACGAAAGAAGGCTGCGGATATGGAGAGTGCGGCGCCTGTACGGTCATTATTGACGGCCAGTCCGTGAACTCATGCCTCTATCCGATTCTGGAAGCTGAGGGCCGGACCGTGACGACAATAGAAGGGCTGGGGGCGGCCAGCGGTGAACTACACCCGCTCCAGCAGGCCTTTGTCAATGAAGGCGCCGTCCAGTGCGGATTCTGTACGGCGGGGATGATCATGTCGGCCAAGGCGCTCATAGATGAGAAAGTAAAGCCGACGGAAGACGACATCAAGGAGAGCATTGCCGGCAATTTGTGTCGCTGCACCGGCTATGTGCAGATTATTGATGCTATAAAAACCGTTGCCGGTGGGGGGCGAACATGAGCGATCTGACTATGGTAGGGAAAAAAATCACCAAAAGGGACGCCCCTTTGAAAGTCACGGGGGGCGCCACGTACATCCAGGACCTGAAAATTCCGGGCATGCTCTACGGCGGGATTCTCTACAGCAAATACGCCCACGCGAAAATACTGAAACTTGACACCGCCAAGGCGGAGCGTCTCCCCGGCGTGGTGGCCGTCATCACGGCCGCCGATGTGCCCAATAATTTCAGAATTGGCATTATGAAAGACAATCCGCCGCTGAAGACGGGCCGGGTTCGCTCCACGCGCGATGAGATCGCTGCGGTGGCGGCTGTGAGCGCCGAGATTGCCGCGGCAGCCCTGGAGCTCATAGAAGTCGAGTATGAGGAGCTGCCGGGGATTTTCGATCCTTTGGAAGCGATGCAGGAGGGAGCCCCGCTCGTCCACGAGGAGATGAAGTCCAATATCCTGAAGATGCCCTGGAAGCTCATCTGCGGCGATGTGGAGGCGGCGAAAAAGGAGTCCGCTCATGTCGTTTCCGATACCTTCCGCACCCAGTGGGTGACGCACTGCTGCCTCGGAACGAGCGGCTGCATTGCCGTACTCGATATGAGCAACAACCTCACCATGTACAGCAACACGCAGATCCCGTCACTGGCCCAGAACGACTACTTTGAAGCGCTCGCAACCTTCGGATTCAAAGGCCGGCGGGTTCGGGTCATTCAGTGCGCCATCGGCGGCGGTTTCGGCAGCAAGCTGGATACCTATGCCTATGAATATATTGCCATTCTGCTCGCCATGAAGACGAGAAAGCCCGTCAAGTTAGTTTTCTCCCGGGAGGAGGAATTTTTTGCCACCTCGCCGCGGCAGTGTACGATTACGAAGATATCCCAGGGCTGCGACAAGGACGGCAGGCTCACCTTCCGGGAAATGGAGATGGTCCTCGATAACGGCGCCTACACGTCCTGGGGGGCGACGACGCCCTCGGTCATGATGATGCCCATCTCGTCGCTCTACAAGGTGCCGAACATAAAATACGTGGCCAAGTGCGTATATACAAACAACACCTATAGTCAGGCCATGCGGGGTTACGGCAACCCCCAGGCCACCTTTGCCATTGAATCATCGCTCGACCAGTTAGCCGAGAAGGCGGGTATTGACCCCTATGAGCTGCGTTTCCGCAATGCCAACGAACCGGGAGAGCTGACACCGCAGAATTTTAAAGTCACCTCCTGCGGGATGAAGGAGTGCATGGCTGAAGTCGCCCAGAGGCTCGACTGGAAGGGCAAAAAGGGAAACGGCAAGGGCCGCGGCGTCGGGATGGCTTCGCTCATCCATGTGGGCGGCGGCGCCCGGGTATATAAGTCCGACGGTTGCGGGACGATCATCAAAATGGATGACCACGGCAAGGTTGATGTCCTGACCGGGGCGACGGAAATCGGGCAAGGATCGGAGACGGTCCTGGCGCAGATCGTGGCGGAAGTGCTCGGCGTAGCCATTGACGATATCAACGTTATCAATAACGATACGGACGTCTGTCCCTGGGACGTGGGAGCTCATGCGAGCCGGTCCACCTTTGTGGCCGGGAATTCGGCTTTGGGCGCGGCACAGAAGATCAGGAAGCAGATGCTGGCAGTGGCGGCCAAGAATCTGGGTGTAGACCCGGCAGCCCTGGACATAAAAAACGGCGTCGTCTTTTCCACGCAGGATAAGGAAAAGAGCATACCCCTGTCCAAGGTGCTCAGAAAGGTCCATTATGCTCCCGGCGGAAACATGTTCACGGCGGAAAATTTTTACGATCCGCCCAACGAGAATTTCGACAAGGATTTTAAGGGCAACCTTTCCGTCGCCTACGCCTACGGCGTTCATGGGGTGGAGGTAGAAGTGGACCGGGAAACCGGACAGGTTAAAATACTCAATTATATCGCGGCCCACGATGTCGGTAAGGCTATTAATCCCATGCTGCTGGAAGGCCAGATATACGGCGGCGGGCTAATGGGGATCGGCTACGCCCTCGGCGAGACCATGATCTATGAAAAGGGGCGCCTGAAGAACGGTAACTTCTTAGACTACAAGATGCCTACCGCCAAAGATGTACCGCCGGTTCAGGCCGTTATCGTGGAGACGGACGAGCAGGCCGGGCCCTTCGGGGCCAAAGGCATCGGGGAACCGGGGCTGGTGCCCACGGCGCCGGCAATTGCCAACGCCATTTATGATGCCGTCGGCGTCCGGATCAGGGACCTGCCGATTACTCCGGAGAAGGTGCTCCGGGCCCTGCAGGAAAAGGCGCAGGCCGACGCAACAAGGAGTGGTACATGAAGCTTCCATCTTTTGAGTACCTGGAACCGGCCACCGTCAAGGAAGCCTTAGCGATGCTCGATACTTACCAGGACAGGGTGGCAATAATCGCCGGCGGGACGGAGTTGGTCAATCGCCTGAGGTTGCGGCTCATCAGCCCCGACTACGTCATGAATATCAAAAAATTGCGGGATTTGGAGGGCATCGGCGCACGGGAACAGTCAGTTGTCATTGGCGCCAATGTCACTATCAAGGAAATCAGCGCATCATCTCTTTTTCGAGAGAAATACCAGGCCATTGCGGAGGCTGCCTCACAGGTGGCCGCCCCGCCGCTGGCTCAGATGGGGACGGTCGGGGGAAATATCCTGCAGAATACGCGGTGCCTGCTCTACAACCAGTCCGGGATAGTGTTGAAGGGACTGGCCGTATGCCACAAAAGGGGCGGCGCGACCTGTCTGGCCGTCAAGGGCAGCAAGCGCTGTTTCAGCGTCTATCAGGGCGATATGGCGCCGGCGCTCATGGCTTTTGATGCCCAATGCGTCCTTGCCAAGAGCGGCTCCCAACGCACCATTCCCCTCCGGGAGCTTTTCACCGGACAGGGCACAAAACCTTTCTCCATAGAAAACAACGAGCTGCTCACGGGGATCATCGTCCCGCAACAAAGCGGCGCCTACGGTTCTGCGTACCGGAAACTCCGGCTCAGGGGCAGCATTGATTACCCCCTGGCATCGGCGGCCGCGCTTTTAGCGATCGGCAGTGACAGGAAAATTGCCGTCAGCCGTCTCGTCATCGGCGCCGCCGGTTGCGCGCCGAAGGTTGTCGAGCGGGCCTCGGCAATGCTGCTCGGGAAATTGCCCGAGGAGGCGGATTTCAAAGCCGCCTCCGATCTGGCCTATGGGCTGTCGGAAGGTGTGGACAATCTCGCCCTGCCCGGTGATTACCGGCGGAAAATGGTACGGGTGCTCTCGCAAAGGGCCCTCGCGGGAGCCTGTACCGATATGAAGAGGGGGGAGTGAAATGAAGGAGATGAAGCGATATTCCCTGACCCTGACGGTGAATAATGAAGCCCATAAGGTGACGACGTCGCCGAACCGCACCCTGCTCGAAGTGCTGCGCGATGACCTCCATCTCACGGGCGCCAAAGAGAGTTGCGGCGAAGGCGCCTGCGGGTCCTGTACGGTGCTGGTGGACGGGCAGCCCGTGCGCTCCTGCCTGACACTGGCCGTGGCTATGGAAGGCAAAAAGATTACCACCATCGAAGGGCTGGCCCAGGGGGGTAAGCTGCACCCGGTCCAGGCCGCCTTCGTAGAGCAACACGCAATCCAGTGCGGCTTCTGCAGCCCCGGGATGATTCTTACCTCCCAGGCGCTCCTGAACAATAACCCTAACCCTGCGGAAGGCGAGATCCGCCGCGCCATATCGGGCAATGTCTGCCGGTGCACCGGCTATGCCAAGATCGTCAAAGCCGTCCAGTCGCTGGCCGGGGAGTGGAGGTAGGCTACATGGAAAAATATACCCTGCTCGGAAAAGATATGAAACGGATTGATACGGCCGCCAAGGCCACCGGAGAGGCCATCTTCTCGGCGGATATCTCCCTGCCCAGGATGCTGGTCGGCAAGGTGCTCCGCTCGCCCCATCCCCATGCGCGGATTCTGGCGATTGACACGTCAAAGGCCGAAAAACTGCCGGGAGTCAAGGCGGTTATCACGGCCAAGGATATGTGCGGCGATAAATGGGGGGTGTTCAGATACACCCAGGACCAGCAGTTTCTCCCCACCGAGAAGGTCCGCTATGTGGGCGAAGAAGTAGCGGCGGTCGCCGCCGACGATGAAGATACGGCTCTGCAGGCCCTGGCGCTCATTGACGTTGAATATGAACTCCTTCCGGCCGTCTTCACCATCAAGGATGCAATGGCCGCCGGAGCGCCGCAGCTCCACGATGCCTATGCCAATAATATCAATGTGGAGGTAAAGATTGATGTCGGAGACATTGAAAAAGGCTTCAGCGAATCCTTCTTAGTCAGGGAAGATACGTTCAGCGCCCCGGAGGATACCTATTGCCAGACTGAGCCCTATGCGGTCGCGGCCCAGTTTGACCGGGCGGGCAACCTCGAAATATGGATGCCCAACGCCGGCCCTCACATGAAGTCCAAGCCACTGGCGAACGTCCTGAAAATTCCCCTGAACAAGGTAAGGGTACGCAAAATCGCAATCGGCGGCGCCTTCGGAGGCCGGTCGGAAATATCGCCCGCCGATGTGATCTGCGCCTTCCTGGCGCGGAAAGCCCACCGGCCCGTCAAGATTGTTTACACGCGGGAAGAAAATACCGTAGCCACGCGGCAAGCCCACGCCTTGGTGACGAAAATTAAAACCGGCGTGGACCGGGAAGGGAAGGTCCTGGCGCGGGATATCACCTGTTATATGGACGGCGGCGCCTACAGCTCCACGGGCCCCATCGCCGTCTCCGTCCCATTTCTCTGCCTGGAACAGGCCTACCGGATGGACAACGTCCGCTACACGGGCTACCGGATCCTGACCAACAAACCGATTCGGGGCATGTACCGCGTTCATGGCCGGGCCTTTTCCTGCGGTATTGATGTGCAGTTAGACGAGATGGGCGCAGAGCTGGGTATTGACCCGCTCTCGATGCGTCTGCGGAATGCCCGTCAGGCCGGGGACTATACCCCGACCAAGTCCTACGTGGCCAGTTGCGGTATGACGGAGGCGATCGTCAAAGCGGCGGAGAAGTCGGGCTGGAAAGACAAGTTCGGCAAGCTTCCCCCCTGGCACGGCATCGGCATCGGCTGCAACTCTGTGCAGACAGGGTTCCCTATGGGAATCAGGGGGGGCTCCCAGGCCTTCATCAAATTGAACGAAGATGGCGGGATTACGGTCATCACGGGGATCGTTGATAACGGTCAGGGCAACGACAACATGGTGGTCCAGATTGCCGCCGAGGAGCTCGGGCTTAGCCCCGAAGATGTTCAGCTCATCAGCGCCGATACGGAAGTGACCCCGAGCGACCCCGGCTCCTATTCCATGTGCGAGACCTTCGTCGGCGGCAATGCGGTGCGGCTGGCGGCGCAGGATGTGAAAAAGAAGCTCTTCCGGATTGTGGCCGGCGAGCTGGGTGTGGGTGAAGATGACCTTACCGCCCGGGACAGGAAAATCTTTGTGACCACCAATCCCGCAAAATCGCTGAACATTGACAAGGCCGTGCGGATTGCCCTGAGCCGCAACGAATCAATCAGCGGTGAAGGTTCCTACTGGCCGGCGGTTGATTCCAAGCGCGAATGGGTGAAAAACCCCTACGGTCAGCTTTCGGAGGCCTTTTCCTTTGGCGCCGTTATAGTGGAGGTGAAGGTGGACCCGGAAACAGGGCAGGTGGAGGTGCTGGAGGCAACAGCCGCCCAGGATGTGGGCTTCGCCCTGAACCCGCCAATCATCGAGGGGCAGTTCGAAGGCGGTGTCGCCATGGGCGGTCAGGGAGGAATGTTGACCGAATTCCTGCAATGGCACGAGGGGCGGGTGCTAAACCCCAGCCAGCTCGGCTACTTAGTGCCGCTGGCGATAGATATGCCGCCGATCAACAACATCATTGTGGAAACCATTGATCCCAAAGGGCCTTACGGGGCCAAGGAAGCAGGCATGTCCGTTGCCATGAGCGCGGCGCAGGCCTACTGCGGCGCCATCAGCAATGCGGTGGGGGTCTATTTCCACGATTATCCCATCACGCCGGACAAGATCGTGCAGGCCATCGAGGAGAAAAAAGCGGCGGGAAGGTGAAACCCTCATGACGGTACGCCGTCACAAAGGACAAAGAAAATCTCCCCTAACCCCTCTTTGCCAAAGAGGGGAATCCTGAAGTCCCCCTTCAGCAAAGGGGCACAACTTACTTCCCCCTTTAGCAAAGGGGGATTGAGGGGGATTTGAAATGTGTTTCACGGATGAAAGGGTGCAGAGATGAAAATCGAGAAGGTTGATCACATTTGCTTTGCCGTAAAGGACCTGGAAGCGACCAAAAAAGTCTACAAGGACGATCTGAATCTGGAGCCGGCTTTTGAGTATGTTGCCGCTTCGGAAAAGATAAAAGTGGCGCGGTATTTAATCGGCGAGGTGGCCGTGGAGCTTATGGAATCAACGGCGCCGGACGGCGAGGTTGCCAAATTCATCCATACCAAAGGCGAAGGCGTCTTCCTAATATCCTATAAGGTAGATAATCTTTCCCAGGCCATGCATGAGCTCCAGGAAAAACATGTCAGACTGATTGACAGCAAGCCCAGAGAACTCTTCGGGACCAAGTATGCCTTCGTCCACCACCCCGATAAACTCAGCGGGGTGCTGACCGAACTTATTGAAGGCGAATTCGATATCAACAAAAAATAATTATCAGACTTACTAAGGAGGTTCAAGAATGCGGGTATTGGTAATGGGCGGTTTGGGCGGCATGGGTCAGGGAGTCTCCCGTGACCTGATCAAGCAGGATAAGATCGAGAAAGTCATTCTCGGTGATATAAATACGGATCCGAGCAGAATGCAGGATAAGTTGCGGGCCAGTGATAAGATATCGCTCATTAAAATTGATGTCAACGATCACCAGGGCATGGTCAGCGAGATCAAGGCGGCCGACGTGGTCATCAACTGCGCGGGACCATTCTACAAGACGGCCGTGGCGGTGGCCAGGGCGGCGGTGGAGGCAAAGGTCAACTATATAGATATTTGCGATGACTATGAGGCGGCAGAGATCCTTTTTGCTTCCGATATTGACGGCGCGGCCAGGGCGGCCGGGATCACCGTCCTTACCGGTATGGGATCGGACCCGGGGACCAACAACGTCATCGTGCAGTGGTTTGCCAACAAACTCGATCGCGTGAACGAGATCGCCCTGTTTTGGGTGGTGAGCATCGCCGAGCTCGCCGGCGCCGCCTGGGATCACAGCCTCCACATGACCATCGGTCAGATTCCCCAGTATATAGATGGCAAGCTGGTGCATGTAGAAGGCGGCACGGGCATAGAGACCACCACTTTTCTCGAACCGCTTGGCACCTGCCAGGTTTGCTATGTGGGCCATCCCCAGCCGCTCACCATGCCCCGCTACATAAAAGGGGTGAAGCAGGTCGTCATCAAAGGCGCGCTCATCCCCGGCTGGGTGGACAAGCTCATCAAGGAGCAGAAAGATACAGGCTTCCTCAGTAAGGAGCCGTTAGATGTGAAGGGGACAAAAGTTACCCCCTACGATCTGACTTTAAAGCTTTGGGAGGCCATTCCCAATAACAGAGACCGGGGGCCCCAGTCTTCAGGCCTGAAAGTGATCGTCAAGGGAGAGAGAGGCGGCAACCAGATTACCTACACGGCCGACATGGCGGGCCGGATGGCGCCCGGAACAGGGCTGCCCGCCTCTATCGCCGCTCTCATGCTCGATGCCGGCGACGTTACGGTCAAGGGTGTGGTCGCCCCGGAAGGCTGCATTGATCCGGAAAAATTCCTCACGGCATTGCTGCAAAGAGGCGCCAGAATACATCAAACGGAAACGATCACATCTATGCTGACAATTTAGCCTGAGCCAGGCATTTAGAAAGGGACATTTCATGAAAACCATTGAGAAACTGAATATAACGAAGAGCCAGGAACTTTTTGCCGAGGCAACAAAATTAGTTCCCGGCGGCGTCCTGGGCGCCCGGAAGCCCAGCGATTTTATCGAGGGAGAATATCCGATTTTCCTGGAATCGGGCCAAGGCAGCAGGCTAACGGACGTGGACGGGAATGAATATATTGATTTCCTCTGCGGCTATGGGCCGATTATCCTGGGTTATCGGGAGCAAGAGGTTGATGAAGCCGTTATCAGGCAAATAACCGACAAAGGCTTCTGCTTCACCCTGACCCAGCGTTATCAGAATCAGCTCGCAAAGAAACTGCGCGAAATCGTCCCCTGTTCAGAAATGAGCATTTTTTTAAAGACCGGTTCCGATGCCACTACGGCCAGCGTCCGCATAGCGAGGGCCTACACTAACCGGATGAAGGTCATGCGCTGCGGCTACCACGGCTGGCATGACTGGTGCGTGGAGATGAAGGGGGGCATTCCGGAAAAATTCTACGAGGATGTCTATGAATTCCGCTACAACAATCTTGCTCAGATCGAGGAATTGATGGCTATACATGGCGATCAGACGGCGGCCATCGTGATGACTCCGTTTGGCCATCCCAACCATCAAAAGATGGCCGAACCCAAGCCCGGGTTCCTGGAAGGGGTTCGAGAGCTCGCTAACAGGTATGGCGCGGTATTGGTCTTTGACGAGGTCCGCACGGGCTTCCGGCTTGCCATGGGTGGAGCGCAGGAACTTTATAAAGTCACACCCGACCTCGTGGTGCTGGGCAAGGGAATGGCCAACGGCTATGCCATCAGTGTCGTCACCGGGAAAACCGATGTAATGATGGCCGCAGCCCAGAAGCTTTTTATCTCTTCCACCTTCTTTCCGAACAGCGATGGCTACGTTGCCGCTATAAAAACCATTGAAATATTGGAACGTGACAACGTCCTGGCCAAGATATGGGAAAAGGGCGGCCGTTTAATGAAAAGAATCCAGGCCATCATTGACAAATACGACGTCGGCGCGGAATTGACCGGGGTGGCGCCCATGTTTTATATAACCTTCAAAAAGGATGAAACGGATACCCATCGCGCCAGACGCGATGATTTTTACACCCAGCTTATCCGCCGGGGCATCTTCTTGCACCCGCACCATCATGGCTATATTTCTTACCGGCACACGGAGGAAGACCTGAACACAACGGTTCAGGCCATAGATGAGGCGATGGCCTACGTAAAGGACAAATATCTGAAAAAACCCTGACCTGCCTTCCTCAAACAGTCCGGAAGTTGAGTTAGAGAGAATTTATCAATGAAAACCGATCTATTCTACTATACGGGCACCGGCAATTCGCTCTGGACAACCAGGATGCTGGCAAAGGAGATGAGCGGGGCAGAGATCGTTCCGATATCGAGCACTACTGGGAATCCGATCGTGAGTGGGGCCGAAGCGATCGGGATCATCTTCCCCGTCCACATCTGGGGGCTGCCGCGCAGAGTAATTGCTTTTGTAGACGCGCTGGAGAAAAAAGGGTCCCGGTACTATTTTGCCGTCGCCGTCAACGCGGGTCAGGTCGCAGCCACATTGATTCAACTTTCGAAACGGATGCAGGCACGGGGATTATCCCTTTCCGCCGGATACGAACTGGTAATGCCGTCCAACTATATTCCCTGGGGCGGCCCTGGGCCGGAAGAGGAACAAATCCGTCAGATCGAGGGGGCACGAAGCAAGATCAGCCGGATCGCCGCCGGCTGCGCGGCCAGAGAGAAGCGACCGGTAGAGAAAGGCCCCTTGTGGCAGAACATCTTGTTTACCGGACTTAACCGGCTCTCCTTTTCCCGTGTTCCCACAATGGACCGAAGCTTTTGGGCCGACGAAAGGTGCAACGGCTGCGGCATCTGCAAGGCGATCTGCCCATCCGGAAACAGCGCCCTGCCAGGTGACAGACCCGCCTGGCTGCACCACTGTGAACAGTGCCTCGCCTGCATCCAGTGGTGTCCGCAGGAGGCGATCCAGTTCGGCAAGAAAACTCCCCGCTACAAGCGCTACCACCATCCGGAGATAATCTTGCGGGACATGCTCGCCGTTACGCCGATGCGATAATCGCCGAAAGTCTGCCCCAAGGTAGGATAAACATGAAAAACCTTCTGGCCCCCATCAGCGCAATCTGTATATGCTCCATTTTCATCGGCTGTAGTCAGGAAAGTCTCATCTTCTACCCAGAAATCCTGCCACCAGGCTACTCTTTTACCTTTTCCGGGCCATTTGAAGAAGTGACCGTGCCCGTGGATGCGGCAACCTTGCATGCACTCCTCTTCAAGGTAAAAAATCCCCGCGGGGTCGTTCTTTATTGGCACGGCAATGCCGGTAGTCTTAGTTCCTGGGGCGCCGTGGCCACGGATTTCACTTCCAGGGGCTATGATGTCATGATTCCGGACTACCGCGGCTTCGGCAAGAGCAGCGGGAAGATCACGAGTGAAAAACAGTTGCTTGACGACGGCCTGGCCGTCTATCGCCTACTGACAAAAACCTGGCCGGAAAACCGGATTATTGTCTATGGAAGATCGCTTGGAACGGGTGTCGCTACCTACGTTGCCCAATCGGGGAAGCCCCGGATGCTCATTATGGAATCGCCTTTCCTGAGCCTTATAGATCTGGCATCCTATCATTACCCGTACCTGCCCCGACTGATCTTGTCCAAGTTTCTTAGATATCCGCTGAGAAACGACCACCGGATCGGTGAGGTCGCATGCCCTGTATATCTATTTCACGGAACAAGAGACGACATCATTCCTTTCGATCACAGTGTCCGGCTGGAGAAACTGGTCCGCACGTCGCGCCGCCTGATCCGGATCGAGGGGGGAGGTCACAACGATCTGAGCGATTTCGGTACATTTGACCGGGAACTGGGCCAGATTCTCCAGTAGCCGGTCCATTTATCCAGAGGAAAATTTATTGCAACCAGGACTTCAAATCCAAGTAGCTATTTTTTTGATCAAGGTATATTGCCGAGTACCAGATGAAATGTGGCACTTTTGGGGGATGAGCAGTGTTGAGCATGGCTTCCTGAAGTCAGTAAAACGTCAGTCTTGAAGAAAATGCTTGATTTCAATCGGTAATAAATGCTGCTGCTTTCTCAGCGAAGCTAATTTGAGGCGAGAAGTGTACCTTGATTGTGCTCAAATATGACCTGTTGCCGAGTGACTCGAACAAAAAGTGATCTGATTTCTCAAAAGGGCGGTCACCGATCCATCTTTCTTACCCTGTCGCATCGCCGGCCCCTGCTTTTTGATGCAAAATAGATAAAAAATATCCCTTGACAACCAAAAACGGCCACCCTACACTCCAGCTATCGAAAAGCAATGTCTTATCAATCAATCAAAAACATGGAGGTGTTTATGAGTGCGTTACTCCTTGCCCGTATCCAATTCGCCTTTACG is part of the Deltaproteobacteria bacterium genome and harbors:
- a CDS encoding aminotransferase class III-fold pyridoxal phosphate-dependent enzyme, producing MKTIEKLNITKSQELFAEATKLVPGGVLGARKPSDFIEGEYPIFLESGQGSRLTDVDGNEYIDFLCGYGPIILGYREQEVDEAVIRQITDKGFCFTLTQRYQNQLAKKLREIVPCSEMSIFLKTGSDATTASVRIARAYTNRMKVMRCGYHGWHDWCVEMKGGIPEKFYEDVYEFRYNNLAQIEELMAIHGDQTAAIVMTPFGHPNHQKMAEPKPGFLEGVRELANRYGAVLVFDEVRTGFRLAMGGAQELYKVTPDLVVLGKGMANGYAISVVTGKTDVMMAAAQKLFISSTFFPNSDGYVAAIKTIEILERDNVLAKIWEKGGRLMKRIQAIIDKYDVGAELTGVAPMFYITFKKDETDTHRARRDDFYTQLIRRGIFLHPHHHGYISYRHTEEDLNTTVQAIDEAMAYVKDKYLKKP
- a CDS encoding EFR1 family ferrodoxin (N-terminal region resembles flavodoxins. C-terminal ferrodoxin region binds two 4Fe-4S clusters.), whose protein sequence is MKTDLFYYTGTGNSLWTTRMLAKEMSGAEIVPISSTTGNPIVSGAEAIGIIFPVHIWGLPRRVIAFVDALEKKGSRYYFAVAVNAGQVAATLIQLSKRMQARGLSLSAGYELVMPSNYIPWGGPGPEEEQIRQIEGARSKISRIAAGCAAREKRPVEKGPLWQNILFTGLNRLSFSRVPTMDRSFWADERCNGCGICKAICPSGNSALPGDRPAWLHHCEQCLACIQWCPQEAIQFGKKTPRYKRYHHPEIILRDMLAVTPMR
- a CDS encoding alpha/beta fold hydrolase, coding for MKNLLAPISAICICSIFIGCSQESLIFYPEILPPGYSFTFSGPFEEVTVPVDAATLHALLFKVKNPRGVVLYWHGNAGSLSSWGAVATDFTSRGYDVMIPDYRGFGKSSGKITSEKQLLDDGLAVYRLLTKTWPENRIIVYGRSLGTGVATYVAQSGKPRMLIMESPFLSLIDLASYHYPYLPRLILSKFLRYPLRNDHRIGEVACPVYLFHGTRDDIIPFDHSVRLEKLVRTSRRLIRIEGGGHNDLSDFGTFDRELGQILQ